From a region of the uncultured Desulfatiglans sp. genome:
- the atpB gene encoding ATP synthase subunit a, producing MEHPIFFIDSLLESLGFHHPADYTHVTHMWLVMLLLILSALLFARGVQLLPKKGQNFFEVVVDGLESFMVEISGPEGRFFFPFIATVFLFILVSNLLGLVPGFFSPTANLNTTLALALCTFVYTHIIGIRFHGIKYIKHFTGSVWWLTPLMLPIEIIGHFARIMSLSVRLFGNIFGKEMVLGILFGLAGLYLAPLPILFLGILVSFIQALVFMLLSIMYFVGAMEHAH from the coding sequence ATGGAGCATCCGATCTTTTTCATCGATTCACTGCTTGAATCCCTCGGTTTTCACCATCCTGCGGATTATACGCACGTTACGCATATGTGGCTCGTCATGCTGCTGCTCATCCTGAGCGCCCTGCTTTTTGCCAGGGGCGTTCAGCTGCTGCCGAAAAAGGGCCAGAATTTCTTCGAGGTCGTCGTGGACGGACTGGAGAGTTTCATGGTGGAGATCAGCGGGCCCGAAGGGCGTTTCTTTTTCCCGTTCATCGCCACGGTCTTCCTCTTCATCCTGGTCTCGAATCTGCTCGGCCTCGTTCCCGGTTTCTTCTCACCGACGGCGAACCTCAACACCACGCTGGCCCTGGCCCTGTGCACCTTCGTCTACACGCACATCATCGGCATCCGCTTTCACGGCATCAAATATATCAAGCATTTCACCGGGTCGGTCTGGTGGCTCACCCCGTTGATGCTGCCAATCGAGATCATTGGTCACTTCGCCCGGATCATGTCCCTGAGCGTACGGCTCTTCGGGAACATCTTCGGGAAGGAGATGGTGCTCGGCATCCTGTTCGGCCTGGCAGGGCTCTACCTGGCGCCTCTGCCGATCCTTTTCCTGGGCATCCTCGTCAGTTTCATCCAGGCCCTGGTGTTCATGCTCTTGTCCATCATGTATTTCGTGGGTGCCATGGAACACGCCCACTAG
- a CDS encoding conserved membrane hypothetical protein (Evidence 4 : Unknown function but conserved in other organisms) codes for MEWDSLFKTLRIQNWLILMLLGGASFFLMSPHFTLGVLIGGLLIIANFNVLQHTIRCGFSSEGTLQVSRRSIIVKFYLRLLAIGFLMYVLITRDLVSPVGLAVGLSIVVISIIQLALRLVWKTSSGEVV; via the coding sequence ATGGAGTGGGACAGCCTTTTTAAAACCTTGAGAATCCAGAACTGGCTCATTCTGATGCTGCTCGGGGGGGCCAGTTTTTTCCTCATGAGCCCTCATTTCACATTGGGCGTTCTGATCGGCGGCCTGCTGATCATCGCCAATTTCAACGTCCTGCAGCACACGATCCGGTGCGGATTTTCATCGGAAGGCACCCTCCAGGTCAGCCGCAGGTCCATCATCGTCAAATTTTATCTGCGCCTTCTGGCCATCGGTTTTCTGATGTACGTCCTGATCACGCGGGACCTGGTGAGCCCTGTCGGGCTGGCTGTAGGACTGTCGATCGTCGTCATCAGCATCATCCAACTGGCCTTGCGTCTCGTCTGGAAAACATCTTCTGGGGAGGTTGTCTAG
- a CDS encoding hypothetical protein (Evidence 5 : Unknown function), which yields MPRPVSPELYQRYGQQVWEWTNRVQRFVPGERNRGLTDQEIASRLGLTVHEVIEIRAIAEHDRIPLEAYLEAEDVKESRFKRIPEK from the coding sequence ATGCCACGACCCGTTTCACCGGAATTGTATCAGCGCTACGGCCAGCAGGTCTGGGAGTGGACCAACCGCGTCCAACGGTTCGTCCCCGGGGAGCGAAACCGCGGGCTGACCGACCAGGAAATCGCCTCCCGCCTGGGCCTCACGGTTCATGAGGTCATCGAGATCCGCGCGATCGCGGAACATGACCGGATCCCTCTGGAGGCCTATCTGGAGGCGGAGGACGTCAAGGAGAGCCGTTTCAAGCGGATTCCGGAGAAATAG
- a CDS encoding conserved hypothetical protein (Evidence 4 : Unknown function but conserved in other organisms) codes for MKPLADCALCTLEWIFGRTASSLDEPGRLELIQTLLGVFHQTFDARENLGFAARETLDAVTPQVVAAAGIYDKIKKESNEAVKALLPAARRFIAEGTTPKERFERACFLAATGNVSPLAAPSGGLTFTDAEALMAGRTEFPVLMGDVYEAVRGRQRILYLFDNAGEIGFDSLLIEQLEAIGAAVTLVLKEAPFFEDATLADAHFFGLEDLSERMLSVKTLLVPGRSTPELERAITECDLILAKGTFNIEATYEEGMGKPVIYMLKIKCGPLSQKLGVPQGRFVVALCEP; via the coding sequence ATGAAGCCCCTTGCCGACTGCGCCCTGTGCACCCTCGAATGGATCTTCGGGAGGACGGCGTCCTCTTTGGACGAACCCGGAAGGCTCGAATTGATCCAGACCCTCCTCGGTGTCTTTCACCAAACCTTCGATGCCAGGGAGAACTTGGGTTTTGCCGCCAGAGAGACGCTCGATGCCGTAACGCCTCAGGTGGTCGCCGCCGCCGGCATTTACGACAAGATCAAGAAGGAGAGCAACGAGGCGGTCAAGGCCCTGCTGCCAGCCGCGAGACGCTTCATCGCCGAGGGGACGACCCCGAAGGAGCGCTTCGAGCGGGCCTGTTTCCTCGCGGCCACCGGCAATGTCTCACCGCTTGCCGCCCCGAGCGGCGGGTTGACATTTACCGACGCCGAGGCCCTGATGGCGGGTCGTACCGAATTTCCCGTCCTCATGGGCGACGTGTACGAGGCGGTCCGCGGTCGACAACGGATTCTCTACCTCTTCGACAACGCGGGCGAGATCGGCTTCGACTCGTTGCTGATCGAGCAGCTCGAGGCCATAGGCGCCGCCGTGACGCTCGTCCTCAAGGAAGCGCCGTTTTTCGAGGATGCCACCCTCGCCGACGCCCATTTTTTCGGCCTCGAGGATCTGAGCGAGCGCATGCTGAGCGTCAAGACGCTTCTGGTCCCCGGCAGAAGCACGCCCGAGCTCGAGCGCGCCATCACCGAGTGCGATCTGATCCTCGCCAAAGGCACTTTCAACATCGAAGCCACCTACGAAGAAGGCATGGGGAAACCCGTGATCTACATGCTGAAGATCAAATGCGGCCCTTTGTCGCAGAAGCTCGGCGTACCCCAGGGCCGTTTCGTCGTCGCCCTGTGCGAACCCTGA
- the uvrA gene encoding ATPase and DNA damage recognition protein of nucleotide excision repair excinuclease UvrABC (Evidence 2a : Function from experimental evidences in other organisms; PubMedId : 11421287, 12145219, 1826851, 2550431, 2843804, 3007478, 6283374, 6310514; Product type e : enzyme), translating to MTHNCIKIRGARQHNLKNISLDIPRDQLVVITGLSGSGKSSLAFDTIFAEGQRRYVESLSAYARQFLEQMDKPDVDAIEGLSPAISIEQRSSSRNPRSTVGTVTEIYDYLRLLYARIGLPFCPACNLPIRSETAEEIIDRVMALGEGARVQIMAPLASGPNGAYRQIFQRLRKEGFTRVQVDGRIRMLDEEIDLDKAGDHEVLVVVDRLVIRDGIRQRLSDSMELTLSMGEGKAVAAVQEGEVFSFSQAAACPRCGYRVPELSPQAFSFNNPQGACEACNGLGIRRHFDPSLIVPDPVLSLREGAIAPWAGRDSVYFQQMLDSLCDHYQVSVYTPFGELPSEIQDAFLYGSGDEEIAFFFEREGRRHDYTRPFEGVIPNLERRYSETGSYQVREEIEKYMSVRPCHVCGGGRLKPSILAVRVGGKAIHEVTALSIAAAERFFDRLELGPREAAIASRVIREIQARLTFMKSVGLGYLTLDRPSATLSGGEDQRIRLATQIGSGLAGVLYVLDEPSIGLHQRDNLRLLENLKRLRDLGNSVLVVEHDAETILAADHVVDMGPGAGSNGGEVIFEGPPSALIEDGRSLTGAYLSGRRCIPVPAARRKGTGRSIVIEGARQNNLKDITVRIPLGTFTCITGVSGSGKSSLLNGILYPALARDLYRASGPVGAVKALSGTRHIDKVIHIDQSPIGRTPRSNPATYTGVFTDIRDLFAQLPEARMRGYKPGRFSFNVRGGRCETCQGDGIIKIEMHFLPDVYVTCEACKGLRYNRDTLEIRYKGLNIAEVLDMTVNQAYGFFENIPPIRKTVQTLLDVGLGYVKLGQSATTLSGGEAQRIKLSRELSRRSTGRTLYILDEPTTGLHFADIQKLLEVLNYLVAQKNTVVVIEHNLDVIKTADYIIDLGPEGGEEGGGYLVASGTPEELSRVPQSHTGRFLAKVLTACSC from the coding sequence ATGACCCACAACTGCATCAAGATCAGGGGCGCCCGCCAGCACAACCTCAAGAACATCTCCCTGGATATCCCGAGAGATCAGTTGGTTGTCATCACGGGCCTCTCGGGCTCGGGGAAGTCCTCCCTCGCCTTCGACACCATCTTCGCCGAAGGCCAGCGCCGCTACGTGGAGTCCCTTTCGGCCTATGCGCGGCAGTTCCTCGAGCAGATGGACAAGCCGGACGTGGACGCCATCGAGGGCCTTTCACCCGCCATCTCGATCGAACAGCGTTCTTCGAGCCGGAATCCGCGCTCGACGGTCGGGACTGTCACCGAGATCTACGATTACCTGAGACTCCTCTATGCCCGCATCGGCCTGCCTTTTTGTCCGGCCTGCAATCTGCCCATCCGCTCCGAGACCGCCGAAGAGATCATCGACCGGGTCATGGCCCTTGGCGAAGGGGCTCGGGTCCAGATTATGGCCCCTCTCGCTTCCGGGCCCAACGGGGCTTATCGGCAGATCTTTCAGCGGCTTCGCAAGGAGGGGTTTACGCGCGTGCAGGTCGATGGAAGGATCCGCATGCTCGATGAAGAGATCGATCTCGACAAGGCAGGGGACCATGAAGTCCTGGTGGTGGTGGACCGACTGGTCATTCGTGACGGCATCCGTCAGCGTTTGAGCGATTCCATGGAACTGACGCTTTCCATGGGAGAGGGTAAGGCGGTGGCGGCGGTTCAGGAAGGCGAGGTGTTTTCCTTCAGCCAGGCGGCGGCTTGTCCGCGTTGCGGCTACCGCGTGCCGGAGCTCTCGCCGCAGGCCTTTTCCTTCAACAATCCGCAAGGGGCCTGCGAGGCCTGCAATGGATTGGGGATACGGAGGCACTTCGACCCCTCGCTGATCGTGCCGGACCCCGTCCTTTCGCTGCGGGAAGGGGCCATCGCCCCCTGGGCCGGCCGGGATTCGGTCTATTTTCAGCAGATGCTCGATTCCCTCTGCGATCATTACCAGGTCAGCGTCTATACGCCTTTCGGCGAACTGCCGTCCGAGATCCAGGATGCCTTTCTCTATGGCTCCGGGGACGAAGAGATCGCCTTCTTTTTTGAACGGGAGGGGCGTCGGCATGACTACACTCGGCCGTTCGAAGGTGTAATCCCGAATTTGGAGCGGCGCTACAGCGAGACCGGCTCCTACCAGGTGAGGGAGGAGATCGAGAAGTACATGAGTGTACGCCCCTGCCACGTCTGCGGAGGCGGGCGCCTCAAGCCGTCCATCCTGGCCGTTCGGGTCGGAGGGAAGGCCATTCACGAGGTCACGGCGCTTTCCATCGCCGCCGCCGAACGGTTTTTTGACCGATTGGAGCTGGGCCCGAGGGAGGCGGCGATCGCCTCCCGGGTGATCCGGGAGATTCAGGCGCGGCTCACCTTCATGAAAAGCGTCGGGTTGGGCTACCTGACCCTCGACCGCCCCTCGGCGACGCTTTCAGGGGGGGAGGATCAGCGGATCCGGCTGGCCACCCAGATCGGGTCGGGGCTTGCCGGGGTCCTGTACGTGCTGGATGAACCGAGCATCGGCCTTCATCAGCGGGACAATCTGCGCCTGCTCGAGAACCTGAAGCGGCTGCGGGATCTCGGGAACAGCGTACTGGTGGTGGAGCATGACGCCGAGACCATCCTGGCGGCCGATCATGTCGTCGACATGGGGCCGGGGGCCGGCAGCAACGGGGGGGAGGTGATCTTCGAAGGTCCGCCTTCGGCGCTGATCGAGGACGGCCGCTCTCTGACGGGGGCCTATCTTTCCGGCCGCCGGTGCATCCCCGTGCCCGCTGCGCGCCGCAAAGGAACAGGCCGGAGCATCGTGATCGAGGGAGCGCGGCAAAACAACCTCAAGGATATCACTGTCCGGATACCCCTCGGGACGTTTACGTGCATCACCGGTGTCTCCGGGTCCGGGAAAAGCAGCCTTTTGAACGGCATTCTGTACCCGGCCCTCGCCCGGGATCTCTATCGGGCGAGCGGCCCGGTGGGGGCGGTCAAGGCCCTGAGCGGGACCCGCCATATCGACAAGGTCATCCATATCGATCAGAGTCCGATCGGCCGGACCCCGCGATCCAATCCGGCGACCTATACCGGCGTGTTCACGGACATCCGGGATTTGTTTGCCCAGCTGCCCGAAGCGCGGATGCGCGGCTACAAACCGGGCCGCTTCAGCTTCAACGTCCGCGGCGGCCGCTGTGAGACCTGCCAGGGGGATGGCATCATCAAGATCGAGATGCACTTCCTTCCGGATGTATACGTGACCTGCGAGGCCTGCAAGGGTCTGCGGTACAACCGGGATACGCTGGAGATCCGCTACAAGGGATTGAACATCGCCGAAGTCCTCGATATGACCGTCAACCAGGCCTATGGGTTCTTCGAGAATATCCCGCCGATCCGGAAGACCGTCCAGACCCTTCTGGATGTCGGGCTCGGGTACGTCAAGCTGGGGCAGTCCGCTACGACGCTTTCCGGCGGCGAGGCGCAGCGGATCAAGCTTTCGCGGGAACTGAGCCGGCGCAGCACCGGCCGGACGCTTTACATCCTGGATGAACCGACGACGGGGCTGCACTTTGCGGACATTCAGAAGCTTCTGGAGGTCCTGAATTATCTGGTGGCTCAAAAAAACACGGTGGTGGTGATCGAACACAATCTCGACGTGATCAAGACGGCAGACTACATCATCGATCTCGGGCCGGAGGGGGGCGAAGAAGGGGGAGGCTATCTGGTGGCGTCCGGTACGCCGGAGGAACTGTCCAGGGTGCCCCAATCCCACACCGGAAGGTTTCTGGCGAAGGTGCTCACGGCTTGTTCTTGCTGA
- a CDS encoding conserved hypothetical protein (Evidence 4 : Unknown function but conserved in other organisms): protein MTQAVATIKEKALSLGAQAVGIASVEAINQYAPAGHRPDDLLKGARSVVLLGGGQPTAGAWRSGTNRVLGSIGYSRGETGSAARKLAYFIEAQYGHYTIPIPTGERNGHYPYLSLKLCAEMAGLGTRSMAAGIILNPVYGLLYFNGVITTMPLPGDGPLEKPVCPHPSCVRLWEKKQTTPCLSACPDCLSGELKDGLISWMEYRQEGCYPRAQTAARDVFQKLLLEAVNEEDKDRRKSILFGSHFTRAVRGIAYSTELSAQCFNCLKRCPLIPRRLHPHTPPQ, encoded by the coding sequence ATGACACAAGCAGTTGCAACCATAAAGGAAAAGGCCTTGTCGCTCGGCGCTCAGGCAGTCGGCATCGCCTCGGTCGAAGCCATCAACCAGTACGCCCCGGCGGGGCACCGCCCGGATGACCTCCTGAAGGGCGCCAGGAGCGTGGTGCTGCTCGGCGGAGGCCAACCCACGGCCGGCGCGTGGCGATCAGGAACCAACCGTGTCCTCGGAAGCATCGGGTACAGCCGGGGCGAAACGGGCAGTGCCGCCCGCAAGCTCGCCTATTTCATCGAAGCGCAGTATGGTCATTACACCATACCGATCCCCACCGGGGAGCGGAACGGGCACTACCCTTACCTGAGCCTGAAGCTCTGCGCGGAGATGGCCGGCCTCGGCACGCGCAGCATGGCGGCCGGGATCATCCTCAACCCCGTCTACGGTCTGCTCTATTTCAACGGCGTCATCACCACGATGCCGCTACCGGGCGACGGCCCCCTGGAGAAGCCTGTGTGTCCCCATCCGTCCTGCGTCCGGCTGTGGGAAAAGAAGCAAACGACGCCCTGTCTGTCTGCCTGCCCGGACTGTCTGTCCGGTGAGTTGAAGGACGGCCTGATCAGCTGGATGGAATACCGCCAAGAGGGCTGCTACCCCCGGGCGCAGACCGCCGCGCGGGATGTCTTTCAGAAGCTCCTGCTCGAGGCCGTCAACGAAGAGGACAAAGACCGCCGCAAGTCCATCCTCTTCGGCAGTCACTTTACGAGGGCGGTCCGAGGCATCGCCTATTCGACCGAGCTGTCGGCCCAGTGCTTCAACTGCCTGAAACGGTGCCCCCTGATCCCGAGAAGACTTCATCCGCACACCCCGCCGCAATAG
- the rex gene encoding Redox-sensing transcriptional repressor Rex: MAPPGSFLGLPPGRFRVPMIKESKIPQPTIERLALYSRPLEGLSDGASQVISSERLAALCGVNSAQVRKDLAYFGEFGIRGVGYDVKDLLKAIKKILATDRVWRLCIVGMSYLGAALIENENFRRRGYHFVAAFDSDQRRVGKALPCGLVVEPMRSIKKLVRELGIEIGVITTRPEEAKRSADLLMKAGVKALLNFTPVRLRIPECCLIENVDITVKLENLAYHLSKNKP, from the coding sequence ATGGCGCCCCCGGGCTCCTTTCTCGGGCTGCCTCCAGGACGTTTTCGGGTGCCGATGATCAAAGAGTCCAAAATTCCTCAACCGACCATCGAGCGGCTCGCCCTGTACTCGCGCCCTCTAGAAGGGCTCAGCGACGGTGCTTCGCAGGTGATCTCCTCCGAAAGGCTGGCTGCACTGTGCGGCGTCAATTCGGCGCAAGTCCGCAAGGACCTGGCCTACTTCGGCGAGTTCGGCATCCGCGGGGTCGGTTACGATGTCAAAGACCTCCTGAAAGCCATCAAGAAGATCCTTGCCACAGACCGGGTCTGGAGGCTCTGCATTGTGGGGATGAGTTATCTGGGCGCCGCCCTGATCGAGAACGAAAATTTTCGCCGACGCGGCTATCACTTCGTTGCGGCCTTCGACTCCGACCAACGGAGGGTTGGCAAGGCCCTTCCCTGCGGCCTCGTTGTCGAGCCGATGCGCAGCATCAAAAAGCTCGTCCGGGAGCTCGGCATCGAGATCGGTGTCATCACCACCCGCCCCGAGGAAGCCAAACGGTCGGCGGACCTCCTCATGAAGGCGGGGGTCAAGGCGCTGCTGAACTTCACGCCGGTTAGACTCCGGATCCCGGAGTGCTGTCTGATCGAAAACGTCGACATCACGGTCAAGCTGGAGAATCTGGCCTACCACCTCAGCAAGAACAAGCCGTGA
- a CDS encoding conserved hypothetical protein (Evidence 4 : Unknown function but conserved in other organisms), giving the protein MDEDLKRTVKALGYISTVGLAMALSIGLGALIGHYIDKKFDTEPWFFYIFLGFGIAAAFRNLQILYKKAKDL; this is encoded by the coding sequence ATGGATGAAGACCTGAAAAGAACGGTCAAGGCCTTGGGTTACATCAGCACCGTAGGCCTTGCCATGGCCCTTTCGATCGGCCTCGGCGCCTTGATCGGGCACTATATCGACAAGAAATTCGATACCGAACCGTGGTTCTTCTACATTTTTCTCGGATTCGGCATCGCAGCGGCTTTCAGAAATCTGCAGATCCTTTACAAGAAAGCCAAGGACCTTTGA
- a CDS encoding conserved hypothetical protein (Evidence 4 : Unknown function but conserved in other organisms) codes for MLIQPDCIPCILKMAVYVMRALQFDKDESRVLYGRIAALPSLQGGRWNYTSPEIIEQVMDIILQARQEEDPFHAIKRTQNQMIMDVVPYLETLVREDPNPLLTAVKLAILGNNIDFMVGENPPDIKHLIREKLQAPIPPERFGRLEEGLSRAKRMVYFADNAGEIVFDRVLIGILKERFDADITLVVRQRPTLNDTTLEEARAVGIDALVPVIPNGMDGPFPGTRLERCSAEVNTLVEEADLILSKGGGNYDSLSEEREDVTRKIAYLLVSKCYPYYEEFGVPLFQPVLETFTGRKHPSSIDI; via the coding sequence ATGCTGATTCAGCCCGACTGTATCCCCTGCATCTTGAAAATGGCTGTGTACGTCATGCGTGCCTTGCAGTTCGACAAAGACGAAAGCAGAGTGTTGTACGGCCGCATCGCGGCCCTGCCCTCCTTACAGGGCGGCCGGTGGAACTATACCAGTCCGGAAATCATCGAACAGGTGATGGACATCATCCTGCAGGCCCGGCAGGAAGAGGATCCGTTCCATGCAATCAAACGAACCCAGAACCAGATGATCATGGACGTGGTCCCTTACCTCGAAACGCTTGTCCGCGAAGATCCCAACCCGCTTCTCACGGCCGTCAAACTGGCCATCCTGGGCAACAACATCGATTTCATGGTCGGAGAGAACCCGCCGGACATCAAACACCTCATCCGCGAAAAGCTCCAGGCCCCCATCCCGCCGGAACGGTTCGGCCGCCTCGAAGAGGGGCTTTCGCGGGCGAAGCGGATGGTGTACTTCGCCGACAACGCCGGAGAGATCGTCTTTGATAGAGTGCTCATCGGCATCCTCAAGGAGCGGTTCGACGCGGACATCACCCTCGTGGTCAGGCAGCGCCCCACCCTGAACGACACCACCCTGGAAGAGGCGCGTGCCGTGGGCATCGACGCGCTCGTACCCGTCATCCCGAACGGCATGGACGGCCCGTTTCCCGGTACGCGGCTGGAGCGGTGTTCGGCCGAGGTGAACACCCTTGTCGAGGAGGCCGATCTGATCCTTTCGAAAGGCGGAGGAAACTATGACTCCCTCAGCGAGGAAAGGGAGGATGTCACCCGCAAGATCGCATATCTCCTCGTGTCGAAGTGTTATCCCTACTACGAAGAATTCGGTGTTCCGCTGTTCCAACCCGTTCTCGAAACCTTCACGGGCAGGAAACATCCCTCTTCAATCGACATTTAG
- a CDS encoding conserved hypothetical protein (Evidence 4 : Unknown function but conserved in other organisms), which yields MALNITVDGTVRTLPGALTIRELIEQCNKKDPHLIVERNGTFVYPQDYAHVRVEDGDRIELIIPDFGG from the coding sequence ATGGCGTTGAATATCACGGTGGATGGGACGGTTAGAACACTGCCGGGCGCACTCACCATCCGCGAACTGATCGAACAGTGCAACAAAAAGGACCCCCATCTGATCGTCGAGCGCAACGGGACGTTCGTTTATCCTCAGGATTATGCCCATGTCAGGGTTGAAGACGGCGACCGGATCGAACTCATCATCCCCGATTTCGGCGGGTGA
- a CDS encoding hypothetical protein (Evidence 5 : Unknown function): MKVNGFFRGARIPAVLEIARPPWDERVGCFAEGWFPVLRPRLWRPPMPRVIEERRSWR, from the coding sequence ATGAAGGTCAACGGGTTTTTCAGAGGAGCGCGGATCCCGGCTGTTTTGGAGATTGCGCGGCCGCCCTGGGATGAACGCGTCGGTTGTTTCGCAGAGGGATGGTTCCCGGTGCTTCGGCCCAGGCTCTGGAGGCCGCCAATGCCCCGAGTGATCGAGGAGAGAAGGTCATGGCGTTGA
- the pdxA gene encoding 4-hydroxythreonine-4-phosphate dehydrogenase, whose protein sequence is MAKTPFSPLIGITMGDPAGVGPEVIAKALADPDVYRGCRPFVLGDAGVMREALPPGMAVRTIEAPADAGALAGRVDLLPLSHLPPSSRVPGRPTVEGGRAMVGYILEAVELARKGRIDAMVTAPINKALMHAAGFPYQGHTQLIAERTGARDYVMMLAGERLRVTLVTIHCALKEVPGLLDASAIHRTISVTHRALRRDFGIERPRIAVAALNPHAGEEGLFGDEEARVIAPAVQAARAEGMEVAGPLPADTLFFHAAAGRYDVVVCMYHDQGLIPLKLLHFADGVNVTLGLPIVRTSVDHGTAYDIAGKGHADPSSLMAALRMAASMARHRAAAGEAAAIGRDP, encoded by the coding sequence ATGGCAAAGACGCCCTTTTCACCTCTGATCGGCATCACGATGGGCGATCCGGCGGGCGTAGGGCCGGAGGTCATCGCCAAGGCCCTCGCGGATCCTGATGTTTACCGTGGATGCCGGCCTTTTGTTTTGGGGGATGCCGGGGTGATGCGGGAGGCCCTTCCGCCCGGGATGGCTGTCCGGACAATCGAAGCTCCGGCCGATGCCGGGGCCCTTGCCGGGCGGGTTGACCTGTTGCCGCTCTCCCATCTGCCGCCGTCCTCACGAGTTCCGGGAAGGCCCACGGTGGAGGGCGGGCGCGCCATGGTGGGGTATATCCTCGAAGCGGTCGAACTCGCCCGGAAGGGGCGGATCGACGCCATGGTGACAGCCCCCATCAACAAGGCCCTGATGCACGCGGCGGGCTTTCCTTACCAAGGCCACACCCAGTTGATCGCCGAGCGGACAGGGGCACGGGACTATGTGATGATGCTGGCCGGGGAGCGGCTGCGGGTGACCCTGGTGACGATCCACTGCGCCCTGAAAGAGGTGCCCGGCCTGCTGGATGCATCTGCCATCCATCGCACCATCTCCGTGACGCATCGGGCCCTGAGACGGGATTTCGGGATCGAGCGGCCCCGGATCGCCGTGGCGGCCCTGAATCCGCATGCGGGCGAGGAGGGCCTTTTCGGCGATGAGGAGGCAAGGGTGATCGCCCCTGCCGTGCAGGCCGCCCGGGCCGAAGGAATGGAGGTCGCGGGGCCGCTGCCTGCGGACACCCTCTTTTTCCACGCGGCGGCCGGCCGCTACGACGTTGTGGTCTGCATGTATCATGATCAAGGGTTGATCCCCCTGAAACTCCTCCATTTTGCCGACGGCGTGAATGTAACGCTGGGGCTGCCCATCGTGCGGACATCCGTGGATCACGGCACGGCCTATGACATCGCGGGAAAGGGCCATGCCGATCCTTCCAGCTTGATGGCCGCGCTTCGCATGGCGGCATCCATGGCCAGGCATCGGGCCGCCGCGGGTGAAGCGGCCGCGATCGGCAGAGATCCATGA
- the atpE gene encoding ATP synthase subunit c, with amino-acid sequence MSKKTVVGVLTALMVLGMTSMAMAADGQAQAAAFWVFFGIAVACGFGIGVAALGTGIGMGNAINGALQGTARNPEAGGKIMTTMIIGLALIESLCIYALVICFILVFKIPDIEVMLKSIGA; translated from the coding sequence ATGTCCAAAAAAACAGTCGTTGGGGTTCTCACAGCTCTTATGGTTCTGGGTATGACATCGATGGCCATGGCCGCTGACGGCCAGGCACAGGCGGCAGCGTTCTGGGTATTCTTCGGGATCGCCGTCGCTTGCGGTTTCGGCATCGGCGTCGCCGCCCTGGGAACCGGCATCGGTATGGGTAACGCCATCAATGGTGCGCTCCAGGGAACGGCTCGGAACCCGGAAGCGGGCGGTAAGATCATGACCACCATGATCATCGGTCTCGCTCTGATCGAGTCGCTGTGTATCTACGCGCTGGTCATCTGCTTCATCCTTGTCTTCAAGATTCCAGATATCGAAGTCATGCTGAAGTCTATAGGCGCGTAA